In Armatimonadota bacterium, the sequence GTGAGGGTCGAGCACCCGGAGCGCGTTCGTCCGACGGCGCCGGCGCCCGAAGGGCTGGGGGTTGGCGGCCGCGGCTGGAGCGCTCCCCCGGGGTGACGCCGCGGCGCGCGTCGCGCCGTGGCGCCCGGCCGAGGAGTCAGGCACGTCCGCCAGCGGTGTCGTCCCCGCCCCCCGCAGTGACTGTGAGCGGCGCGCAGCAGAGAGAATGGCTTACGGGGTTGACATTCCACGCAAGATGCAATACACTTAAGGTTCTGGCGGAGGTCAAAGAGGTTCTGGTTCCCGCGGCCGGCGGTAAAGCGCGCGGGCGCGCGCCCGCGCCGGATGCAGCCCCGTTTTGCAGCAGACTGATCGCCCCCACTTTCGTGAGAGGTGCCGAAACATGCTTTTGCAGCCGGTCGAGGCACGCAAGCGCTACGTCGAGATCGTCGAGCCCCCCAACCTAATCGAAATCCAACTTGATTCCTACGAGTGGCTGCTCAAGGACGGCCTGCGGGAGCTGCTCGACAACTTCTCGCCCATCACCGATCTCACGCAGAATCTGTCCCTGTCCTTTCACGACTACTACCTGGGCGAGCCCAAGTACGGCGTCCCCGAGTGCCGCGAGCGCGACGCCACCTATGAAGCGCCGCTGAAGGTGGTGGTGCGGCTGCTCAACCGCAGCACGGGTGAGATCAAGGAGACGGAGGTTTTCCTCGGCGAGCTGCCGCTGATGACGGAGAACGGCACGTTCATCATCAACGGCACCGAGCGCGCCGTGGTGAGCCAGCTCGCGCGTTCCCCCGGTGCGTACTTCAAGGATGCCATCGACTTCTCCGGCCGCATCCTTTACGCCGCGCAAGTCATTCCCGCCGAGGGGTCGTGGCTGGAATTCGACACTGACGCGAACGAAGTGGTGGTGGTGCGCGTCGGCCAGGCGCACAAGTTCCCCGCGACCACGCTGCTGCGGGCGCTCAACGGCATCAACATGGGCGCGGAGAGCGCCGAGCTCAAGGTCTCGACCGACGTTGACCTGATGCAGGTGTTCGGAGAGCCGGAGATCCTCAGCGAGCCAAGCGCCGAGGAGCTGACTGGGCGGCGGCCCTGGGAGGACTTGGTTGACACCCGCACGGGCGAGGTGGTAGCCGAGGCGGGAGTGCGGGTGGACCGCGACGGCGCGCGCGCGGTTGCCGGCTTGCGGCGCAAGACCTACAAGGTCGCGCGCCTGAGCCCGCTGATCGACAACACGATGGAGCGCGATCCGACCCATGACGAGGACTCCGCGCTGCTGGACATCTACCGCCGCGAGCGACCCGGCGACCCGGTCACGCCCGAGATCGCGCGCGCTCGGCTGCAGGCCCTGTTCGCCGATCCGCGGCGCTACGACCTGGCCCGCGTCGGCCGCTACAAGCTCAACCGCAAGCTCGGGGTCGGCCTGCCGGAGGACATCCGCACCCTGACCAAGGAGGACCTCGTCGCTATCCTACGCTACATGGTGCGGCTGAGCGAGGGCGACGAGACGGCGTCGGTGGACGAGATTGACCATCTGGTCAACAAGCGCGTGCGCTGCGTTGGGGAGCTGCTGCGCGACCAGTTCAGGCTCGGGTTCTTGCGCATGGAGCGCATCGCCCGCGAGCGCATGACGAGCCTCGACCCGGAGCAGATAACGCCCCAGGCGGTGATCAGCACCAAGCCCATCTCCGCCGCTATCAAGAGTTTCTTCGGCTCCAGCGCCTTGTCGCAGTTCATGGACCAGACCAACCCGCTGGCGGAGCTGACCCACAAGCGCCGCCTGAGCGCCCTGGGGCCGGGGGGCCTGAGCCGCCAGAGCGCAAAGCTGGAGGTGCGTGACGTCCACTACTCCCACTACGGGCGCATCTGCCCCATCGAGACCCCGGAGGGCCCCAACATCGGTCTCATCGGCGCGCTCGCCATCTACGCCCGGCTCAATCCCTACGGGTTCATCGAGACCCCCTATCGGCGCGTCAAGGGCGGGGTGGTGACCGACGACATCGTCTACCTCACCGCCGACGAGGAGGACCACTACCGCATCGCGCCGGCGACGGTACCGATGAAGAACGGGCGCATCGTCGGCGAGGCGCTGAACGTGCGCTATCGCAACTCCTTCCCGCAAGTGCGGCCGCAGGACATCGACCTGGTGGATCTGTCACCCAAACAGATCGTGAGCGTCGCGGCATGCCTCATCCCCTTCCTGGAGAACAACGACGCCAACCGCGCGCTGATGGGCGCCAACATGCAGCGCCAAGCGGTGCCGCTGCTACGCTCGGAGGCGCCGCTGGTGATGACGGGGGTGGAGGAGCGCGCGGCGCGCGACTCGGGGTGCGTGGTGCTGGGCAAGCACGCAGGCAAGGTGGCGTCGGCGAGCGCGACCGGGGTGCGGGTGCAGCGCCCCGACGGGGAGATCGACCATTACCCCCTGCTCAACTTCATGCGCTCCAATGCCGCCACCTGCATCCACCAGAAGCCGGTGGTGAATGTCGGCGATTTCGTCGCCGATGGGCAGGTGTTGGCCGACGGTCCCTGCACCGACCACGGCTATCTGGCGCTGGGGCGCAACATCGCCTGCGCCTTCATGTCGTGGGAGGGCTACAACTACGAGGACGCGATCGTGGTCAGCGACCGGATGGTGCGCGACGACGTCTTCACCTCCATCCATATCGAGAAGTACGAGGTGGAGGCGCGCGAGACCAAGGTGGGGCCGGAGGAGATTACGCGCGACATCCCCAACGTCGGCGAGGAGGTGCTGCGCGACCTCGACGAGGACGGGGTGATCCGCATCGGGGCGCAGGTGCGAGCAGAGGACATCCTGGTGGGGAAGGTGGCGCCCAAGGGTCAGGAAGAGCTGACGAGCGAGGAGAAGCTGGTGCGCGCCATCTTCGGCGAGAAGGCGGCGGAGATGCGCGACACCTCGCTGCGGGTGCCGCACGGCGAGTCGGGCACGGTGGTGGACGTCAAGCGCTTTAGCCGGCTGAAGTTCCGCTGCGCCAAGTGCGGCGCGGAACAGCAGTTCTCCAAGGAGCAACACCGCCACTACTGCGAACGCTGCGGCGGCGAGCTGCAGCGCGAGCCGGGCGACGAGCTGCTGCCCGGCGTCAACCAGATGGTGCACGTTTACGTCGCCCAGAAGCGCAAGCTCATGGAGGGCGACAAGATGGCGGGGCGCCATGGCAACAAGGGCGTCATCGCCAAGATCATGCCCGCGGCGGAAATGCCGTTCCTGCCCGACGGCACCCCGGTGGACATCATCCTCAACCCGCTGGGCGTGCCCTCGCGTATGAACATCGGCCAGATCATGGAGACGCACCTGGGCTATGCCGCCAAGGAGCAGGGCGTGCACTACGAGAACCCGGTGTTCCAGGGCGCGCCGGAGGCCGAAATCATCGCCTATCTGCAGCAGGTGGCGGATGATCTCCGTCGGCGCGAACTGCGCGAATACATCACCTCCGACCTCGGGGTCGGCAACGGCTGGGACGACGACGCTCCGGCGCCGGGCACGAGCCGCGTCTTCATCGACCAGTCGCTGGAAAAGCTGCGCGACCATCTCGCCGGCGACGAGCAGGAGATGGAGCGCCTGGCGCAGCGCCTGGCGCTCACCGATGCCGAGTGGGGCGCGCAGCGCGGCGCCCGCGAGCGAGCGCAGCTGCTCGCCGACACCATCCGCCGCCGGGTTGACGACAACATCGGGTTCGATCCCGGCACCGGCAAGTACTGGCTTTACGACGGGCGCAGCGGTGAGCGGTTCAACCAGCCCATCACCGTCGGTTACGCCTACATGATGAAGCTCGTGCACCTGGTGGATGATAAGATCCACGCCCGCTCCACCGGTCCCTACTCGCTGGTCACCCAGCAACCGCTGGGGGGCAAGGCGCAGTTCGGCGGCCAGCGCTTCGGCGAGATGGAGGTGTGGGCGCTGGAGGCCTACGGCGCCGCGCACACGCTGCAGGAGATCCTGACCATCAAGTCCGACGACGTCATGGGCCGGGTCAAGACCTACGAGTCCATCGTCAAGGGCGAGAGCATCATGGAGCCGGGGATCCCCGAGTCCTTCAAGATCCTGATCAAGGAGCTGCAAAGCCTGGGGCTGCAGGTGTCGGTTGAGAGCGAGGACGCGCGCGCGGTGGAATTGGAGGAGGCGGAGGAAAAAGTCGCGTGATCCGCAACGCGCGTAGCGGCAGGCACAGCGCCGGAAGCCAAGAGGTGAGCTCGTGGTAGATACGACCCATTTCAACCAGCTGCGATTGGGGCTGGCATCCCCGGACGAGATCCGTCGGTGGTCGCGCGGGGAGGTCAAGAAGCCGGAGACCATCAACTACCGCACCTTCAAGCCCGAGCCCGACGGATTGTTCTGCGAGCGCACCTTCGGGCCCACCCGTGACTGGGAATGCCACTGCGGCAAGTACCGCAAGATCAAGTTCCGCGGCATCACCTGCGACCGCTGCGGGGTGGAGGTCACGCGCTCCAAGGTGCGGCGCGAGCGCATGGGGCACATTGACCTGGCGGCGCCGGTGTCGCACATCTGGTATGTCAAGGGCGTGCCCAGCCCCATGAGCCTGCTGCTGGACCTGTCCCCGCGCCCGCTGGAGAAGGTGCTGTATTTCGCCTCCTACATCGTGACCCACGTTGATCACCGCAAGCTCAACGACCACCTCGACCTCATCCGGCAGACGGTCGAGCAAGAGAAGCAGGCGTCGGACGAAACCCTGGAACAGACCATCGAGTCGCTGCTCAAGCAGCGCGACCAGCAGCTCGCGGAGGCGAAGCGGCTGAGCGCGGCCGACCGCGCCCAGCTCGAGCACGCGGTGCAGGAGCGCATCAAGGAAGAGCAGCAGATCGCGGAGGAGCGCAAGCAGGAGCTGGAGGCCGCGCTGCGGCTGCTGCTGGGGCAGAACCTCGACGCCAAACCCGGGCTCACGCGCAAGCAGCTGATCTCGGATGCCGAATACCGCAACCTGCGCGCGCTGGTGGAGGTGCTGGTCGCCCACCACGGCGAGGACTTCCAGAACCTGTACCTCGCGGGGCTGGGCGCGGAGGCGATTAGAGCGCTGCTGCGCGAGATAGACCTGGAGCAGCTGACGCGGGAGCTGCGCAACGACATCCGCGAGACCACCGGCCCTAAGCGGGCGCGCGCCATCAAGCGCCTGGAGGTGGCGGAGGCCTTCCGCAAGTCGCGCAACCGGCCGGAATGGATGGTGCTGGACGCGGTGCCGGTGATCCCGCCGGAGCTGCGCCCGATGGTGCAGCTCGACGGCGGGCGCTTCGCCACCTCCGACCTCAACGACCTCTACCGCCGCATCATCAACCGCAACAACCGCCTCAAGAAGATCAAGGAGTTGGCGGCGCCGGAATCCATCATCAACCACGAGAAGCGACTGCTGCAGGAGGCGGTGGACGCGCTCATCGACAACGGGCGGCGGGCGCGACCGGTGACCGGCTCCAACAACCGTCCGCTCAAGTCGCTGTCCGACATGCTCAAGGGCAAGGAGGGGCGCTTCCGCAAGAACCTGCTGGGCAAGCGCGTGGACTACTCCGGGCGCTCGGTGATCGTCGTCGGGCCGCACCTCAAGCTGCACCAGTGCGGCCTGCCCAAGGTGATGGCGCTGGAGTTGTTCAAGCCCTTCGTCATGAAGCGGCTGGTGGACCGCGGCTACACCACCAATATCAAGACCGCCAAGAAGATGGTTGACCGCATGCGCCCCGAGGTCTGGGACGCGCTCGAGGAGGTCATCGCCGATCACCCGGTGCTGCTCAACCGCGCCCCCACGCTCCACCGCCTTGGCATCCAAGCCTTCGAGCCGGTGCTGGTGGACGGCAAGGCGATTCAGATCCACCCGCTGGTGTGCCATCCCTTCAACGCCGACTTCGACGGCGACCAGATGGCGGTGCACGTGCCGCTGTCAACCACCGCCCAGAGCGAAGCGCGCATCCTCATGCTGTCCACCGAGAACCTGTTCTCGCCCGCCCACGGCAAGCCGATGGTGGTGCCCACACGCGACATGGTGCTGGGCTGCTACTACCTGACCCAGAAGCGCGTGGGCGCCATGGGCTCGGGCAAGGTCTTCCCCAACGCCGACGCGGCCATCATCGCCCACGAGCACGGCCGCGTGGATCTCCATGCCGACATCCGGGTGCGGGTGGACGGCGCGTTGATGGACACCACCCCCGGGCGCTTGATCTTCAACGAGATACTGCCGCCGAAGGTGCGCTACGTTGATCGCGTAGTGGACTACTGGGAGCTGGGAAGCGTCGTCCAGACCTGCCACCAGCATTACGGCACCGCGCGCACGGTGAAGCTGCTCGACGACCTCAAGGAGCTCGGCTTCCGCTTCGCCACCACCTCCGGCATCACCATCTCGATGACGGACATGGACGTCCCGGAGGCCCGGCGCGAGCAGATCATCGCGCGCACCGAGGGGCTGGTGCGCAAGACCAACGACAACTACGCCAACGGGCTCATCACCGCCGGCGAGCGCGAGGACGAGGTGTGCCGGCTGTGGAACGTCGCCACCAGCCAGATGGCCGACGCCATCCTCGAGAACATTGACCCCTTCAACCCCATCTTCATGATGGCCAACTCCGGGG encodes:
- the rpoB gene encoding DNA-directed RNA polymerase subunit beta; this encodes MLLQPVEARKRYVEIVEPPNLIEIQLDSYEWLLKDGLRELLDNFSPITDLTQNLSLSFHDYYLGEPKYGVPECRERDATYEAPLKVVVRLLNRSTGEIKETEVFLGELPLMTENGTFIINGTERAVVSQLARSPGAYFKDAIDFSGRILYAAQVIPAEGSWLEFDTDANEVVVVRVGQAHKFPATTLLRALNGINMGAESAELKVSTDVDLMQVFGEPEILSEPSAEELTGRRPWEDLVDTRTGEVVAEAGVRVDRDGARAVAGLRRKTYKVARLSPLIDNTMERDPTHDEDSALLDIYRRERPGDPVTPEIARARLQALFADPRRYDLARVGRYKLNRKLGVGLPEDIRTLTKEDLVAILRYMVRLSEGDETASVDEIDHLVNKRVRCVGELLRDQFRLGFLRMERIARERMTSLDPEQITPQAVISTKPISAAIKSFFGSSALSQFMDQTNPLAELTHKRRLSALGPGGLSRQSAKLEVRDVHYSHYGRICPIETPEGPNIGLIGALAIYARLNPYGFIETPYRRVKGGVVTDDIVYLTADEEDHYRIAPATVPMKNGRIVGEALNVRYRNSFPQVRPQDIDLVDLSPKQIVSVAACLIPFLENNDANRALMGANMQRQAVPLLRSEAPLVMTGVEERAARDSGCVVLGKHAGKVASASATGVRVQRPDGEIDHYPLLNFMRSNAATCIHQKPVVNVGDFVADGQVLADGPCTDHGYLALGRNIACAFMSWEGYNYEDAIVVSDRMVRDDVFTSIHIEKYEVEARETKVGPEEITRDIPNVGEEVLRDLDEDGVIRIGAQVRAEDILVGKVAPKGQEELTSEEKLVRAIFGEKAAEMRDTSLRVPHGESGTVVDVKRFSRLKFRCAKCGAEQQFSKEQHRHYCERCGGELQREPGDELLPGVNQMVHVYVAQKRKLMEGDKMAGRHGNKGVIAKIMPAAEMPFLPDGTPVDIILNPLGVPSRMNIGQIMETHLGYAAKEQGVHYENPVFQGAPEAEIIAYLQQVADDLRRRELREYITSDLGVGNGWDDDAPAPGTSRVFIDQSLEKLRDHLAGDEQEMERLAQRLALTDAEWGAQRGARERAQLLADTIRRRVDDNIGFDPGTGKYWLYDGRSGERFNQPITVGYAYMMKLVHLVDDKIHARSTGPYSLVTQQPLGGKAQFGGQRFGEMEVWALEAYGAAHTLQEILTIKSDDVMGRVKTYESIVKGESIMEPGIPESFKILIKELQSLGLQVSVESEDARAVELEEAEEKVA